The following coding sequences are from one Rutidosis leptorrhynchoides isolate AG116_Rl617_1_P2 chromosome 11, CSIRO_AGI_Rlap_v1, whole genome shotgun sequence window:
- the LOC139875507 gene encoding uncharacterized protein, translating to MLKRSTGETLLRLVFGTEAAIPAEIRVPKHRVLAFDIERNSFVLKENLNLLEERRIMAAIRQADAKQRMAKYYNKRVKYVQFKEEDLVLRDNETSRQVKQGKLGPRLERPYKIIKAHQNGSYTLAAPSG from the coding sequence ATGCTAAAACGGAGTACAGGTGAAACACTGCTCAGGTTGGTGTTTGGTACTGAAGCAGCAATACCAGCAGAAATTCGTGTACCAAAACATAGGGTTTTGGCATTTGATATAGAACGCAATTCATTCGTCTtgaaagaaaacttaaacttgttaGAAGAAAGGCGTATAATGGCCGCTATTCGTCAAGCGGATGCTAAACAACGTATGGCAAAATATTACAATAAAAGAGTAAAGTATGTGCAATTTAAAGAAGAAGATTTGGTGCTAAGGGATAACGAGACAAGCAGACAAGTAAAACAGGGAAAGTTGGGGCCACGATTGGAACGACCATACAAGATCATAAAGGCACATCAGAATGGATCCTATACCCTTGCAGCACCTTCCGGCTAG